Genomic segment of Candidatus Zixiibacteriota bacterium:
GGCGGTGACGAACAGATCCCCTTCATCGAGCATCCGTTGTATTCGTGGAAGATCGCCGGTTGGGCGCTTGAGCCCGGAATTGTCAAAGAGCGCCGCCACGGTTTCGACGGGAGGCACAATGCTGTCGGTGTATGAAATCGGCATGCAACTCGCTCCTTTTCTGAGTGCCGTAATATACGCGGCGGAGAGACCGAGGTGGAACAGAGTTTGATAATAGAGTGTTTAACTCCATTACAACAGTAGGTTCAATCCAGGGGTCCACAACAACCGCCCAATGGGCGGGAAAGGAAGGATTTGGTTATGGCAAAGACGGCTTTGGTCCGACTTGTTCCCCTTGGATTGATCGCGGCGATGGGGATTCTCGGCTGCTCGTCGGACAGCAACTCGACCGGCGGCGGTGGCGGGGGCGGCGGGCGTGAATTCGTGTCAGGGGATATGGGAAATGGTCAATCGTACCAGCATGTATTTACGAAATCCGGAAGTTTCCCCTACTATTGCCGCTATCATGGTGGCGCCGGGGGAGTCGGGATGGCCGGCACGATCACTGTAAGTGGCAGTGGCTCGGCCAGCTTGCACGCGTTCAGTATTACCAACAATACGCTGCAGAGCACGACGATCGATGTCGGCGATACCGTACGCTGGACGAACAATACGGTGGTGACTCACACGGTGGAATCAGACAACTGATCCGCTGCTCATACCATAGGTGACCGCCGGCGAAAACCCTTCACCGCCGCCGCGATCTCTTCAGACTTGCCCAGGGCGGTTTCGACCGCTATCATCAGGCAGTATTCTAAAACTACATAACAAACACCCTAACCTTCAGGAGTGCGCCATGCGCCAGCTTGTTTTGCTCGTATGCATGGGGATACTGATGACCGCCGCCAGTTCGCGCGCCGGTATAATCCCGACCTGGGAATCCCCCTCGAAAAAACTCGGCTTCTATCCAATCACTAACGAGATTTCACTCTACAAGAGTTACGATGACGGCGGCCGTGACCGCGGGCAGACGGTGCAGATCATATCGATCAACTCGATAAAATTGCTTACCACGTTCACCATTGAGTTTACGGGTGACTTCAATTACGACTACACGCCCGGGCTCTCAAACGATCACTACATGGAACTGGGTGTGGTGAAACACATTACCAATTTCTTCAGTCTTAACGTGCAGCGGGTGATGACGACATTCGGTGACAGGCACGTCAATCAGTACGGGGTGCGGTTCAGTTTCTGACGCTTTCAACGGCGGGAGCCCGCCACTTCAGGACATTTAGCACCAAGCCGGTGCCGAGCAGGATCAACGCGGTGCCGGCCACCATCGTTGGTGTGATCAGTTCGTTAAGAAACATCGCCCCCCACAGCATGCCGAATGCGGGCATCAGAAATGTGACTGTCAGAGCCTTGGTGGGACCCGCGTCTACGACGAGCCGGAAATAAAGCAAGTATGCGACAGCACTGCACAAGAGCGCGAAGACGATCACTCCGGCGACAATCGTCGGCGTGATCTCCCCGCGCAGAGGCGAAAATGGCACGGCCGGAAGGAGCAGCAGCCCGGCTGTTAACTGGCTGGCCCCGGCGACGGCCATCGGTTTTATACTCGTGCCAAATCTCTTGATATAGGTGGCGACAAAACCGTAGCAAACAGTGGCCCCGATACAGGCCAGCACCGCCAGCGCGAACATCGGACCCGGAGTCACCGAGCCGAGCTTGACCACCATCATTACGCCGATCGCTCCGATAACCAGCCCGGCCAGTTTTTTGAACGTGAATCGCTCGCCAAGCAGCATGGCAGCGAACAGCGCTCCGAAGAACGGTGCCGTGGAGTTCAATATGACCGAGAGCGAAGCCGGGATATGCAGAGCCGCAAACGAGAACAAGAAAAACGGCAAGGCCGAGTTGAGGGCGCCTATCAGAATGTACTGCTTCCAGTACTGCCGCCATTCCAGGTCTAACTTGATGGCACGGAAATATATCAGAAGAGCGATACCGGCAATCAGCACCCGAAGGTCCGCGGTCAAAACCGGACCAAGTACGGGCGCGAGGACTCGCATGAAAATAAACGAGCCGCCCCAGATGGCCGCCAGGATCACCAGCCGGACGGTGTCAGCGGTTCGCATGCTGACCTTGGGACCCGGTTACTGAAGCACCTTGCGTCAGGCTCTGGTTTGCCGACTGAGCCATCACGTGCTTCTCGTGGTCAAGCAGCCATTGCTTCCGCCAGATGCCGCCGCCATAACCGCACAGGCTGCCGTCGGAACGAATCACCCGATGACACGGGATGACAATGGCGAGCCGATTCTGTCCATTGGCACGACCAACCGCCCGTACGGCACTCGAACGGCCAACCTTGCGGGCAAGTTCGGCGTAGGACCAGGTACACCCCGGCGGGATCCGCTGCAGATTCTCCCAGACGGCCGTCTCGAATTCCGAACCGGAAGTCACGAGCGCGAGTGAGAAGCTCAGCGACCTCCCCTCATAGTACGCCTTCACTTCGTCCCCTATCTGATCAAGATACCGATGTTCTCCCGGCACGATATAGGCGCCGGTCTGTTTTCTCAGGCGGACAATCTCGTTCTCCAGTCCCCGTCGGTCGACAAATTCGAGCAGGTGAAGGCCGGCATCATCGGCCAGTGCCAGCATGGCCCCGAGGGGTGTGTCAATCCATCGGGCATACAGGCATCGAATCCCCTTGGCGCGACTTGGCGGCATTCCGAAAAGTTGCTTGAACGCATCATAAAAACCGGAGGCCGATTCGAAGCCGTGGTCGATCTGCGCGCCGATGACACTCTCGCCCTTCCGAATGTCCCGCAGCGCCAGTCCCATGCGACGGGCACGATGATACGCCTGAAAAGTCATACCGTAGTAACGCTGGAACTGACGGCGTGCGGTCGAGGGATCGATTCCCCTGGCGCGAAGTTCCGCATCGCGAATCCGCCGAACTGGTGACTCATCGACCGCGTCAGCCAGCTGCTTGACCAGTTCGGGCGGACGTTTGTCTCGCTCCATCGGATGGCATCGCGAACAGGGGCGGTACCCGGCGAAAAGCGCCTCCTGCTGCGACGGGAAAAACTCGATATTCCCCTGCTTTGGTTTACGGGCGGCGCAGGTCGGCCTGCAAAAAATGCCGGTGGTTCGGACCCCCACATAGAATACGACCTCATAGGCGCTGTCTCGATTCAACAGCGCCTGATACATGATGTCAGGCGATGGCAGCTTGCTCACATTCACTCTCCTTGCGGCTGGAGAACCATACTCCACTGAACGACGTCGCATCAGGGTATGTGCCCATCGGTTGTTTGTTTTCTTGCCGCAAGGTACCGCCGGCCACAAGAGCCTGCATCCGATTTTGAGGCACCAAATTCTTTTCTTTGGAGAACCGAGAATCCGCAGATCAAACCGTCGGCGGGTTCATCCCCCTGCCGGCCCATTCCTCCATCGATGGTCCATACACGCCCGGCACTTTGAGCCCTGCCTGCCGCATCAGTACGGTCATCTGCCCGCGGTGGTGAATCTCGTGACGGATCAGTACGCTCAGCGTGAAACTCCGTTTCCATTTATATGCGCCGTACATGGTGTCCTCGGTCTCCAGCGAGGCATCGGCCCAGTGGCGCTTGAGATTGTCGCCCAACTCTTTTGTTACCGCGGCGTAAGCCTTCTGGATCTCGGCGGCAGTCTTCGGCACCGGAGCCTCTGGATCAACACTCGTGAATTTCATCCCGGTCTGCGACATCATCTCGGCATACGTCGTTGTGATATGCCAGGCCATGCGGCCAAGGGTCCGATGGTCCTTGGCCACGCTTTGGGACAGGGAGGCATCGGTGAGCGCGTTCATCATTTTCTGAGTCTCGCTCGATTCGTGTCCCCAGTCCTGTTCAAACTCGGCGATCGTCTTGAACATGAATTTCTCTCCTTTAATCGAATATGACGATTGGCGAATACAGTAGAAATGTATACGAATGACCCTGTTCGTTGGCCATCACATTATCGCTATACGAGCTTTCCCGGAATAGTCACAGGCCAATCAGGTAGTGCCC
This window contains:
- a CDS encoding DMT family transporter, coding for MRTADTVRLVILAAIWGGSFIFMRVLAPVLGPVLTADLRVLIAGIALLIYFRAIKLDLEWRQYWKQYILIGALNSALPFFLFSFAALHIPASLSVILNSTAPFFGALFAAMLLGERFTFKKLAGLVIGAIGVMMVVKLGSVTPGPMFALAVLACIGATVCYGFVATYIKRFGTSIKPMAVAGASQLTAGLLLLPAVPFSPLRGEITPTIVAGVIVFALLCSAVAYLLYFRLVVDAGPTKALTVTFLMPAFGMLWGAMFLNELITPTMVAGTALILLGTGLVLNVLKWRAPAVESVRN
- a CDS encoding DinB family protein: MFKTIAEFEQDWGHESSETQKMMNALTDASLSQSVAKDHRTLGRMAWHITTTYAEMMSQTGMKFTSVDPEAPVPKTAAEIQKAYAAVTKELGDNLKRHWADASLETEDTMYGAYKWKRSFTLSVLIRHEIHHRGQMTVLMRQAGLKVPGVYGPSMEEWAGRGMNPPTV
- a CDS encoding trifunctional transcriptional activator/DNA repair protein Ada/methylated-DNA--[protein]-cysteine S-methyltransferase, encoding MSKLPSPDIMYQALLNRDSAYEVVFYVGVRTTGIFCRPTCAARKPKQGNIEFFPSQQEALFAGYRPCSRCHPMERDKRPPELVKQLADAVDESPVRRIRDAELRARGIDPSTARRQFQRYYGMTFQAYHRARRMGLALRDIRKGESVIGAQIDHGFESASGFYDAFKQLFGMPPSRAKGIRCLYARWIDTPLGAMLALADDAGLHLLEFVDRRGLENEIVRLRKQTGAYIVPGEHRYLDQIGDEVKAYYEGRSLSFSLALVTSGSEFETAVWENLQRIPPGCTWSYAELARKVGRSSAVRAVGRANGQNRLAIVIPCHRVIRSDGSLCGYGGGIWRKQWLLDHEKHVMAQSANQSLTQGASVTGSQGQHANR